The following are encoded in a window of Clostridia bacterium genomic DNA:
- a CDS encoding type II toxin-antitoxin system PemK/MazF family toxin, which translates to MEIKRGDIFYADLSPVVGSEQGGLRPVLVLQNDVGNRYSPTIIVSATTSKLTKAKLPTHIELPTKKYCIPKDSIVLLEQLRTLDKSRLKDKIGSLPQDVMEQIDKALLVSLGILS; encoded by the coding sequence ATGGAGATAAAAAGAGGCGATATTTTCTATGCAGACCTTAGCCCTGTTGTCGGTAGCGAGCAAGGCGGGCTTCGCCCTGTCCTAGTTTTACAAAACGACGTTGGCAATCGATACAGTCCTACGATAATAGTTTCGGCGACTACAAGCAAATTGACAAAGGCAAAACTTCCTACGCATATAGAATTGCCCACAAAAAAATACTGTATTCCCAAAGACTCGATAGTGTTGCTCGAACAACTTCGCACGCTTGATAAATCTCGCCTAAAAGACAAGATAGGCTCGTTACCGCAAGACGTTATGGAGCAAATCGACAAAGCCTTGTTAGTTTCGCTAGGCATACTTAGTTAA
- a CDS encoding L-serine ammonia-lyase, iron-sulfur-dependent, subunit alpha, with product MLKSDAKYKAYCHILSKELVAAFGCTEPIALAYCASVARETLGKLPTKCSLSVCGNIIKNAKSVVVPNTKGLKGIKVSLVAGLIAGNFSDKLEVLSHINDGQRQKIDEYLLKDNISISPSSSSKQLYIELFVQDDEHCAKVILADLHTNIIRVEKDNKVVFSLDEKEQQEVYCEEYGLLNIEDIVDYANTLDVEDIKEPISRQIEYNTAISYEGINNNYGANIGKIVLSTCDDVLFRAMAMASAGSDARMSGCELPVIIVSGSGNQGMTASLPVIEYAKHLNASQDKLFRALVVSNLVTIHQKTGIGKLSAYCGAISAGIGSASGIAYLIDGDTDTIAHTIVNGLAISSGVVCDGAKPSCASKIAVAIYSGILGYNMYKQGQQFYAGDGLVTKGVEQNIKNIGRLAKDGMRETDKEIIKIMTE from the coding sequence ATGTTAAAGAGCGATGCTAAATACAAGGCATATTGTCATATACTTAGTAAAGAACTTGTCGCAGCCTTTGGCTGTACCGAACCTATTGCGTTAGCTTACTGCGCATCTGTCGCTAGGGAAACGCTAGGCAAACTACCCACAAAGTGTAGTTTATCTGTGTGCGGTAATATCATTAAAAATGCAAAAAGCGTGGTTGTTCCCAATACTAAGGGGCTTAAAGGCATTAAAGTTTCGCTTGTAGCCGGACTAATCGCAGGAAATTTCAGCGATAAACTTGAAGTTCTTTCTCATATTAACGACGGGCAACGCCAAAAAATAGATGAATATTTGCTCAAAGACAATATTTCTATTTCTCCAAGTTCTTCTTCTAAGCAACTTTATATCGAATTATTTGTACAAGACGACGAACATTGCGCAAAAGTAATTTTAGCCGACCTTCATACTAATATAATTAGGGTAGAAAAAGATAATAAAGTTGTATTCTCGCTTGACGAAAAAGAACAGCAAGAAGTTTATTGCGAAGAATATGGGCTACTTAACATCGAAGACATAGTAGATTATGCAAATACTCTTGACGTTGAAGATATTAAAGAACCTATTAGCCGGCAAATAGAATATAATACGGCAATTTCTTATGAGGGTATAAATAATAATTATGGCGCAAATATAGGTAAAATTGTATTAAGTACTTGCGACGACGTTCTATTTAGGGCTATGGCTATGGCGTCTGCCGGTAGCGACGCGCGTATGAGCGGTTGCGAACTACCCGTAATAATTGTTTCGGGAAGCGGTAATCAAGGTATGACGGCAAGTCTACCTGTAATTGAATATGCAAAACATTTAAATGCAAGTCAAGACAAATTATTTAGAGCCTTAGTAGTTTCTAATTTAGTTACAATACATCAAAAGACAGGCATAGGCAAATTGTCGGCGTATTGCGGAGCAATCTCAGCTGGTATCGGCTCGGCATCAGGCATAGCTTATTTAATTGACGGCGACACCGATACTATTGCGCATACTATTGTAAACGGACTTGCAATATCTAGCGGTGTTGTTTGCGACGGAGCTAAACCCTCTTGCGCAAGTAAGATAGCGGTAGCAATTTACTCTGGTATTTTAGGATACAATATGTATAAACAAGGTCAACAATTTTATGCAGGCGACGGGCTTGTAACTAAGGGTGTAGAACAAAATATTAAAAATATCGGGCGTCTTGCAAAAGACGGAATGCGTGAAACCGACAAAGAAATAATTAAGATTATGACCGAATAA
- the malQ gene encoding 4-alpha-glucanotransferase, giving the protein MTDNLRKSGILMHISSLPSDYGIGSLGKSAYNFVDFLNSCGLKLWQILPLVPTGYGDSPYQSCCSYAFNQYFIDLDILENMNLLTKEDILTATNNVEPIDYEFLYHNRFNLLFKAFTRFKPSQEYADFLKVGKYHNYGVFMSIKQHHKGISWDKWGLQYRNRDSVALSQFCLAQSKNIEFWEWTQYIFLQQWFALKSYANNLGVEIIGDMPIYVSYDSLEVWENPQMFLLDKERKPTVVAGCPPDYFSQSGQLWGNPIYDWEYIKQTNYKWWIDRINNALKLFDYVRIDHFRGFANYYAIPYAETTAKCGKWLVGVGFDLFKDLLDKKIIAEDLGQIDDDVKELVKQTNYPNMKVLEFAFDKDPANCHKPTNYNKNCVVYTGTHDNAPLAQFIKELSDKKEFYKQLKLQCEALGVKYSSNGYKNTIQTLINLAYASRSNMVIIPLQDFLCQGKSSRMNLPSTLSCLNWSYRTHKRDFSANLSEYIRNISQKYNR; this is encoded by the coding sequence ATGACTGACAACTTGCGTAAAAGCGGAATTTTAATGCACATAAGCTCTTTGCCTAGCGATTACGGCATAGGTAGCCTAGGTAAGTCCGCCTATAATTTTGTAGATTTTTTAAATTCGTGCGGGCTTAAACTGTGGCAAATATTGCCCCTTGTGCCTACTGGATATGGCGATAGTCCGTACCAATCTTGTTGCAGTTATGCCTTTAATCAGTATTTTATCGACCTTGATATTTTAGAGAATATGAACTTGCTCACCAAAGAAGATATTTTAACTGCGACAAATAATGTTGAACCTATCGACTACGAATTTCTTTATCACAACCGTTTTAATTTGCTTTTTAAAGCGTTTACTAGATTTAAACCCAGCCAAGAGTACGCCGACTTTTTAAAAGTAGGCAAATATCATAATTATGGCGTATTTATGTCCATTAAACAACATCATAAGGGTATTAGTTGGGATAAATGGGGGCTACAATACCGCAATAGGGACAGCGTCGCTTTAAGCCAATTTTGTCTTGCGCAAAGTAAAAACATAGAATTTTGGGAGTGGACGCAATACATTTTTCTTCAACAATGGTTTGCTCTTAAAAGTTACGCTAATAATTTAGGCGTTGAAATTATCGGCGATATGCCTATTTATGTATCTTACGATAGCTTAGAAGTTTGGGAAAATCCTCAAATGTTTCTACTCGACAAAGAGAGAAAGCCAACAGTAGTCGCAGGCTGTCCGCCCGACTATTTTAGCCAATCCGGGCAACTTTGGGGAAATCCTATCTATGACTGGGAATATATCAAACAGACAAACTATAAGTGGTGGATAGACCGAATAAATAACGCTTTAAAACTTTTCGATTATGTAAGAATAGACCATTTTAGAGGGTTTGCAAATTACTATGCAATTCCATACGCAGAAACTACCGCCAAATGCGGTAAATGGCTTGTCGGCGTAGGTTTTGACCTATTTAAAGACTTGCTTGATAAAAAAATTATCGCCGAAGATTTAGGGCAAATTGACGACGATGTAAAAGAGCTTGTTAAACAAACGAATTATCCTAATATGAAAGTTCTTGAATTTGCCTTTGATAAAGACCCTGCAAATTGTCATAAGCCTACAAATTACAATAAAAATTGTGTCGTATACACCGGCACGCACGATAATGCGCCTTTGGCTCAATTTATTAAGGAACTAAGTGACAAAAAAGAGTTTTACAAACAGCTTAAACTTCAATGCGAGGCGCTAGGCGTTAAATATAGCTCTAACGGTTATAAAAATACTATACAAACATTAATTAATCTTGCTTACGCTAGTCGTTCAAATATGGTGATTATCCCCTTGCAAGACTTCTTATGTCAAGGTAAGTCAAGCAGAATGAATTTACCTTCGACATTGTCTTGTTTAAATTGGAGTTATCGAACGCATAAAAGAGATTTTTCGGCAAATTTAAGCGAATACATTAGAAATATTAGCCAAAAATACAATAGATAA
- a CDS encoding DUF6320 domain-containing protein — translation MKYCTVCKVNVNKEEENCPLCGSFLEEKGDKPFEKYEEIEKYEIYPKVVLEEKVDFFRSRANRLLILIMVVAVAIDLFIAHTITWSAYAMCGTLFSLFCVLFPITRKSKLYNQIMIDLIIGTFLAVMLELIINKFTGIRISIKWVLPSIYLASIILCDIMIIIENHNKSYYGYFSALLFCTVFLVIFQVLVWAIPSFRTHGSLYSSIIFFASLLNIGVMAICYYKQVKSEYIRKWNI, via the coding sequence ATGAAATATTGTACAGTTTGCAAAGTAAATGTAAATAAAGAAGAAGAAAATTGTCCTTTATGCGGTAGTTTTCTTGAAGAAAAGGGCGATAAACCTTTTGAAAAATATGAAGAAATTGAAAAATATGAGATATATCCCAAAGTAGTTCTTGAAGAAAAAGTCGACTTCTTTCGTAGCAGGGCTAACAGACTTCTTATACTTATTATGGTAGTTGCGGTTGCGATAGACCTATTTATAGCGCATACTATTACTTGGTCGGCTTACGCTATGTGCGGCACTTTGTTTTCTTTGTTTTGCGTGCTTTTTCCAATCACTCGTAAAAGCAAATTGTATAATCAAATTATGATTGACTTAATTATAGGCACGTTTTTGGCGGTTATGTTAGAGCTTATAATCAACAAATTTACAGGCATAAGAATATCTATTAAGTGGGTGTTGCCTTCAATTTATTTAGCGTCTATTATTCTTTGCGACATTATGATAATAATTGAAAATCACAACAAATCTTACTATGGATATTTTAGCGCACTACTATTTTGTACGGTATTTTTGGTAATTTTTCAAGTTCTTGTTTGGGCAATACCTTCGTTTAGGACGCACGGCTCTCTCTATTCGTCTATAATATTTTTTGCTAGTCTATTAAATATTGGAGTTATGGCAATTTGCTACTATAAACAAGTAAAATCTGAGTATATAAGAAAGTGGAATATATAA
- a CDS encoding DegV family protein → MDNFYISTDSTCDLFVDEVKQMGLDYLPLTLTVEQNGIHFVDDNFTEYQQYVNFYNLLRKAIPVKTSMNNFEKHREYFASLAEQGHNNVIHFTISYGLAPTMDVANQAIEEVKKQYPNFCAKVIESHTTTVGQGMLVKIAYDMQQNGKTMQETVDYVQNIKHHIQHYVIVDDLFHLKRGGRVSGAAAMIGTAIQLKVVLTFDKEGKLKVIKKVIGGRKNAIKAIIAEGKKFTLAKDNRMVVVHTDNVLGANELASALELEYKFRPSIRIMGPTIGCHVGPNAIAYIFLSEQERR, encoded by the coding sequence ATGGATAATTTTTACATTTCAACAGATAGTACTTGCGACTTGTTTGTCGACGAAGTCAAGCAAATGGGGCTAGACTATTTGCCCTTGACTTTAACGGTAGAACAAAATGGCATACACTTTGTAGACGATAATTTTACCGAGTATCAACAATATGTCAACTTCTATAACCTTCTTAGAAAAGCTATACCGGTTAAAACTTCTATGAATAATTTTGAGAAACATAGAGAGTATTTTGCCAGCTTAGCCGAGCAAGGACATAATAATGTAATACACTTTACAATTTCTTATGGTCTTGCCCCTACGATGGACGTAGCTAACCAAGCGATTGAAGAAGTCAAAAAACAATACCCTAATTTTTGCGCCAAAGTAATTGAGAGCCACACAACAACGGTTGGTCAAGGTATGCTAGTCAAGATTGCTTATGATATGCAACAAAACGGCAAAACAATGCAAGAAACGGTTGATTATGTTCAAAATATCAAACACCATATACAACACTATGTAATTGTAGATGATTTATTTCATCTTAAACGTGGCGGTAGAGTGTCGGGCGCAGCCGCAATGATAGGCACTGCAATCCAACTCAAAGTTGTGCTTACCTTTGACAAAGAAGGCAAGCTTAAAGTTATTAAAAAAGTTATTGGCGGTAGAAAAAATGCGATTAAAGCTATAATTGCCGAAGGTAAAAAGTTTACGCTTGCAAAAGACAACCGTATGGTCGTTGTTCACACCGACAATGTTTTGGGGGCAAACGAACTAGCTAGCGCCCTCGAACTCGAATACAAATTCCGCCCTTCAATACGCATTATGGGACCTACAATAGGGTGTCACGTAGGGCCTAACGCAATCGCTTATATTTTTCTAAGCGAGCAGGAAAGAAGATAG
- a CDS encoding prolipoprotein diacylglyceryl transferase — protein MYLFWQLISKISFDWLDIKISSNGRAIEFWGYPIYFYGIIIVAGICAAMIVMSRLLKRKGLLSDICLDYAVLVIPLAIIGARLYFLIFPYDYITSAQYFNQELITVGWSGEVTQAYYWSFKHIFAIRDGGLGIYGAVIAGYVAVYIITKVKKLNFLEIADCIIPGLFLAQSMGRWGNFINGEAHGNIITNPIWQWFPNAVEINGSFYQATFFYESMCTLLGFIICLLLLKNKHYRNGWCLTFYGLFYGAVRLVIEGLRTDSLFLRVPLIWKQQLWDTGIRISQAVSILVIVLAFIKIIVIYRKEILVLLKRIFHKKQAKN, from the coding sequence ATGTATTTATTTTGGCAATTAATAAGTAAAATTTCTTTTGATTGGCTAGATATTAAAATTTCTTCTAACGGCAGAGCCATAGAATTTTGGGGGTATCCAATATATTTCTATGGCATTATTATTGTAGCTGGCATTTGCGCCGCTATGATTGTAATGTCAAGATTGCTCAAACGCAAAGGTCTTTTAAGCGACATTTGCCTTGACTACGCAGTTTTGGTAATACCGCTTGCAATTATCGGCGCAAGGCTTTATTTTCTTATATTTCCTTACGACTATATCACTTCGGCGCAATATTTTAATCAAGAATTGATTACAGTAGGTTGGTCGGGCGAGGTTACACAGGCTTACTATTGGAGTTTTAAGCATATATTTGCAATTCGTGACGGCGGACTAGGCATATATGGCGCAGTAATCGCAGGATATGTCGCCGTATACATTATAACAAAGGTAAAGAAACTTAACTTTCTCGAAATTGCCGACTGCATTATTCCGGGCTTATTTTTAGCGCAATCAATGGGGCGGTGGGGTAACTTTATCAACGGCGAAGCTCACGGCAATATAATTACCAACCCTATTTGGCAATGGTTTCCTAACGCCGTAGAAATTAACGGTAGTTTTTATCAGGCGACATTTTTCTACGAGTCGATGTGTACTCTATTAGGTTTTATTATTTGTTTACTATTGCTTAAAAACAAACATTACCGCAACGGTTGGTGTTTGACCTTTTACGGTTTATTCTATGGAGCGGTTAGACTTGTAATAGAAGGTCTGCGTACCGACAGCTTGTTTTTGCGAGTTCCTCTTATTTGGAAACAACAACTTTGGGATACCGGCATAAGAATATCGCAGGCGGTGTCTATTCTTGTAATAGTTCTTGCTTTTATTAAAATAATCGTAATTTATCGCAAAGAAATTCTTGTTTTGTTAAAGCGAATTTTTCATAAAAAACAAGCAAAAAATTAA
- a CDS encoding pyroglutamyl-peptidase I (catalyzes the removal of 5-oxoproline from various penultimate amino acid residues except L-proline) has protein sequence MLVLVTGFTPFGKEVVNPSYLAVKNLPSVIEGANIIVREITTDFSRSFEELNALISQYNPDIIINVGQSGNSKAIAIEKVGLNYKIKENVGDADYLIFGGQTAYFATLPVENIVEAIKKADIPVVLSLSAGSYVCNSVLYRLLQQNKRYINGFIHVPYIKEQVVDKPSAPYMELSLMTNAIEIAIKESIIYYATLK, from the coding sequence ATGCTTGTTTTAGTTACGGGTTTTACGCCTTTTGGCAAAGAAGTAGTCAACCCTTCTTACTTAGCCGTAAAGAATTTACCTAGTGTAATCGAAGGGGCTAACATTATTGTAAGAGAGATTACTACCGACTTTTCACGTTCTTTTGAAGAACTTAACGCTTTAATATCTCAATATAATCCCGATATAATTATAAATGTTGGACAATCTGGCAATAGCAAGGCAATAGCGATTGAAAAAGTTGGACTAAACTATAAAATAAAAGAGAATGTAGGCGATGCCGACTATTTAATTTTTGGCGGACAAACGGCGTATTTTGCGACTTTACCAGTTGAAAATATTGTAGAAGCTATTAAAAAAGCTGATATTCCCGTTGTTTTGTCGCTTTCAGCAGGTTCGTATGTTTGCAATAGCGTCTTATATAGATTGCTTCAACAAAATAAACGCTATATCAATGGTTTTATACACGTTCCTTATATAAAAGAACAAGTCGTAGATAAACCTAGCGCTCCCTACATGGAACTTAGTCTTATGACTAATGCGATTGAAATTGCAATAAAAGAAAGTATTATTTACTACGCAACACTTAAATAA
- a CDS encoding metallophosphoesterase, whose amino-acid sequence MKQSKLWLSITSTVISVFNVLCFYAIHSMWSGIIAILGKASPYIIIALMFLIAVASLIILLSGKRYLIPTIIFSVLTLFFFVVECYIISVAYDSYKYFLREFAIAFGFTALIALLVFLLFYYPKTKLANSRIFKFVLVFVLVFGIFFGYFGIIPNQFETTPVVYAVEEEYQIVFITSAKSTAWVKVGDKEYNATYAGSRTSQDRVHKVCVPMEELDNAGGYTIFSRAMILRGPYSAMQGVTISQEYNWRGIDTENGLNYYVLSDTHTEYRQAIKAGNFFGDKLDFLICCGDTANWLDTIGDVVYGLRVMGGITRGEIPTVYARGNHETKGLIADELYKFVGSVNQNFYFTFKMQNIWGVVLDLGEDHGDNWAEFYDSSRFDQYRADQTEFLDTILDNKDDEFDAEGIDYRIGICHIPITFKYAKDHAGKVKDSWIERLNQMKLTMMFAGHRHQLMYVEPNAEPNTPLYLQEAYAGYTSTKPEGYTTNASFPLVMVSRKSNVQQIDVGDKFFEKYFIGLAVTSDGTNTTMRFTTKDNQIVSIVSPWIKDKVYGSQIVVPNK is encoded by the coding sequence ATGAAACAAAGTAAATTATGGCTATCTATAACTTCTACTGTCATTTCGGTGTTTAACGTGCTATGTTTTTATGCCATACACTCAATGTGGTCAGGTATTATTGCAATTTTAGGCAAGGCTTCGCCTTATATCATAATTGCTTTAATGTTTCTAATTGCAGTAGCAAGTCTAATAATCTTGCTTTCCGGTAAGAGATACTTAATACCTACTATTATTTTCAGCGTGTTGACGTTGTTCTTTTTTGTTGTAGAGTGCTATATAATAAGCGTCGCATACGACAGCTACAAATATTTTTTGCGTGAGTTTGCAATAGCCTTTGGTTTTACGGCATTGATTGCTTTGCTTGTATTTCTTTTATTCTATTATCCTAAGACCAAACTTGCAAATAGTAGAATATTTAAATTTGTTTTAGTTTTTGTTTTAGTTTTTGGCATTTTCTTTGGATATTTTGGCATTATTCCTAATCAATTTGAGACTACGCCTGTTGTATACGCAGTAGAAGAAGAATATCAAATTGTATTTATAACTAGCGCAAAGAGTACGGCGTGGGTTAAAGTAGGCGACAAAGAGTATAACGCTACCTATGCAGGTTCAAGAACAAGTCAAGACCGAGTTCATAAAGTATGCGTGCCTATGGAGGAGCTAGACAATGCAGGCGGATATACTATTTTTTCTCGGGCAATGATATTAAGAGGACCTTATAGCGCAATGCAGGGCGTTACCATAAGTCAAGAATATAATTGGCGTGGTATCGATACCGAAAACGGCTTAAACTACTATGTTTTAAGCGATACTCATACCGAATATAGGCAAGCTATTAAGGCTGGCAATTTCTTTGGCGATAAGTTAGACTTCCTAATTTGTTGCGGAGATACGGCTAACTGGCTTGATACTATCGGCGACGTTGTCTATGGGCTTAGAGTTATGGGCGGAATTACTAGGGGCGAAATTCCCACTGTTTACGCAAGGGGAAATCACGAAACAAAAGGTTTAATTGCCGACGAATTATATAAATTTGTAGGTTCGGTAAATCAAAACTTCTATTTTACCTTTAAAATGCAAAATATCTGGGGAGTTGTGCTTGACTTAGGCGAGGATCACGGCGATAACTGGGCGGAGTTTTACGATTCTTCTAGATTTGACCAATACCGAGCCGATCAAACCGAATTTTTAGACACTATTCTTGATAACAAAGACGACGAATTTGACGCCGAAGGTATTGATTATCGCATAGGAATTTGTCATATTCCTATTACTTTCAAATATGCAAAAGACCACGCAGGCAAAGTCAAAGATAGTTGGATTGAAAGGCTTAATCAAATGAAATTGACTATGATGTTTGCCGGACATAGACATCAACTAATGTATGTCGAGCCAAATGCCGAACCAAATACCCCTTTATATTTGCAAGAAGCCTACGCAGGGTATACTTCAACTAAGCCCGAAGGCTATACTACAAACGCATCTTTTCCGCTTGTGATGGTTTCACGAAAGAGCAACGTACAACAAATTGACGTAGGCGACAAATTCTTTGAGAAATACTTTATCGGGCTTGCGGTAACTAGCGATGGAACAAACACAACAATGAGATTTACTACAAAAGACAATCAAATTGTAAGCATTGTTTCGCCTTGGATAAAAGATAAAGTTTACGGCAGTCAAATAGTAGTGCCAAATAAATAA
- a CDS encoding nicotinate phosphoribosyltransferase, which yields MRNLSMMTDYYELTMSNGYFKKNMSNTVAVFDLFFRPYDESSYCIAAGLEQAVEYIMNLHFSKQDIEFLRSTNEMSKEFLEYLSNFKFSGNVYAVEEGAVVFPYEPVITIEAPIIEAQIIESALLNIVNFQTLIATKSARVCRSAGNGSVLEFGLRRAQAPDAAIYGARAAVIGGCSSTSNVLTCQMFNLTPKGTHAHSWVMSFDNELESFRAYAELYPNNCMLLVDTYDTLKSGVPNAIKVFDELNQKGIRPVGIRLDSGDLAYLSKKARAMLDQAGYPDAKIFVSGDLDEYVIQSLNNQGARIDVYGVGTRLITSNETPSLGGVYKLAALKVNGEYIPKMKISDNPIKITNPCRKTFYRLISKVTNKALADIICVYDEVIDENKPLIITHPAERWKRQIVSDFYLKPMMNTIISNGKLVVKLPDIYKIKQKAKDNLAQFWEEHTRNVKSEIYKVDLSDKLYNIKTEFITKSREENI from the coding sequence ATGAGAAATCTAAGTATGATGACTGACTACTATGAATTGACTATGAGCAACGGCTATTTTAAGAAGAATATGTCCAACACCGTCGCCGTATTCGACCTTTTTTTCCGTCCCTATGACGAGAGTAGCTATTGCATAGCCGCCGGACTCGAACAAGCCGTAGAATATATTATGAATTTACACTTTTCTAAACAAGATATTGAATTTTTACGCAGTACTAATGAAATGTCGAAGGAATTTTTAGAATATTTAAGTAATTTTAAGTTTTCGGGCAATGTTTACGCCGTAGAAGAAGGGGCGGTTGTTTTTCCCTACGAACCCGTAATTACAATAGAAGCGCCAATTATCGAAGCTCAAATTATAGAAAGCGCTTTACTTAATATTGTCAACTTCCAAACTTTAATTGCAACTAAATCGGCAAGAGTTTGTCGTTCGGCAGGAAATGGTAGCGTACTTGAATTTGGTTTAAGACGAGCGCAAGCCCCAGATGCTGCAATTTATGGCGCAAGAGCTGCCGTAATCGGCGGTTGCAGTAGTACGAGCAATGTGCTTACTTGTCAAATGTTTAACCTTACTCCAAAAGGTACTCACGCTCACAGCTGGGTAATGTCTTTCGATAACGAGCTAGAATCGTTTAGAGCTTACGCCGAACTTTATCCAAACAACTGTATGTTGCTAGTCGACACTTACGACACCTTAAAAAGTGGCGTTCCTAACGCAATTAAAGTATTCGACGAACTTAACCAAAAAGGTATTCGACCCGTTGGCATAAGACTGGATAGCGGAGACTTAGCTTATTTATCCAAAAAAGCTCGCGCAATGTTAGACCAAGCAGGTTACCCCGACGCAAAGATATTTGTTAGCGGTGACCTTGACGAATATGTAATACAATCGCTAAACAATCAGGGCGCAAGAATTGACGTCTACGGCGTTGGCACAAGACTAATTACAAGCAACGAAACACCAAGTCTAGGCGGTGTTTATAAACTTGCGGCATTAAAAGTTAACGGCGAATATATACCAAAAATGAAAATTTCGGACAATCCTATTAAAATTACCAACCCTTGTAGAAAGACGTTTTATAGATTAATCAGCAAGGTTACAAATAAAGCTCTTGCCGATATCATTTGCGTATATGACGAAGTAATCGACGAAAACAAACCTTTAATAATTACTCACCCCGCCGAACGTTGGAAAAGACAAATTGTCAGCGACTTCTATCTAAAACCAATGATGAATACGATTATTTCTAATGGCAAGCTTGTTGTTAAATTGCCCGACATATATAAAATTAAGCAAAAAGCCAAAGATAACCTTGCTCAATTTTGGGAAGAACATACCCGTAATGTTAAGAGCGAAATTTACAAGGTAGACCTATCAGACAAACTGTATAATATTAAGACAGAATTTATTACTAAGAGTAGAGAGGAAAACATTTGA
- a CDS encoding nucleoside 2-deoxyribosyltransferase: MNIYFCGSIKGGRQKVSTYAVMVEICKRYGVVLTEHVADCKYVTGKSSPEQVYEQDVAWLDQSDIVIAEITVASLGVGFEIAYAQAKHKPIYCFYEQGLDISCMIKGNPNLICLSYVSNEQLSQQLNDILKGASNA; the protein is encoded by the coding sequence GTGAACATATATTTTTGCGGTTCTATTAAGGGTGGCAGGCAGAAAGTAAGTACTTATGCGGTTATGGTAGAAATTTGTAAACGTTACGGCGTAGTTTTGACCGAACACGTTGCAGATTGTAAATATGTAACTGGCAAAAGTTCGCCCGAACAAGTATACGAACAAGACGTTGCCTGGCTTGACCAAAGCGATATTGTAATTGCCGAAATTACAGTTGCCTCGCTTGGCGTTGGGTTCGAAATAGCTTACGCCCAAGCAAAACATAAACCTATTTATTGTTTTTACGAGCAAGGCTTAGATATTTCTTGTATGATTAAAGGAAATCCTAACTTAATTTGTTTAAGTTATGTTTCAAACGAACAATTAAGTCAACAACTAAACGATATTTTAAAAGGAGCAAGCAATGCCTAG